In a genomic window of Gemmatimonadaceae bacterium:
- the bamA gene encoding outer membrane protein assembly factor BamA, which yields MAAPAVVSAQEITGRCATPDSVAIRGNQNVAEARIRAELGLAPGAPLSFPAVQRSIKALYNLALFDDVRMACDVESVAGKVLMVVLVQERALLGDLKVIGPSAISERTIKDKVDLLIGRPIDPMQVAKARARIDSTYEANGYYLARVTIDSTPLEDGRIGLTYRIDEGRRLAISGIDIEGNRRVKDKEIAGAMKIRPEGFFWFRKGEFDEDKYVGDLGERIPGLYARLGFVDMRITKDTLIVDRERGKGLVQIGVQEGPQYRVGTFEIAGNRRFPTEQLKAFYPFAGYDPTLTQRVKALIKREAAAPEGMFDQHKWDDALEKVNNEYRNNGYLYAQVRPVVERRKEGTDSVPTVNLRWEIDERNPAIVNRIEIQGNDYTSDECIRRQIFMVPGGPFSQQQMIRSYQSIGNLNFFESPLPFPDSKPINDQGDVDIVFKVKEKRTGSVNFGASMGQGGVGFGGFVGLEQPNLFGNCKQGKVNWQYGRFFNDFTATYTDPALKGTRMSGALSAYRTQSRFVIGNLGQNVRTGSSFRLGLPVPWNYFSSLALSYTGEATTFTSGFVQNSTCQRNCFRSSIGLGYQYDTRVDMPFATQGSLRSINTDFTGGLLGGTVNFQRVDTEIRSYALLGQFGGSTPGSQPVKVTLGLQAKAGALFGNSGPFFFQQQFSVGGVMFGQALRGYPEFSITPTGFNPNVDQYRSDPASFGNAFMTMTGEIGIRFNQMFYANVFSDAGNNWASARQINPTRLFRSVGFGVSTVTPLGPLGLDMAYGFDRTRVDLTTGLVVKDPRWQFHFRLGQLF from the coding sequence GTGGCCGCTCCTGCCGTCGTGTCGGCGCAGGAGATTACGGGTCGCTGCGCCACGCCCGACTCGGTGGCGATTCGCGGCAACCAGAACGTGGCCGAGGCGCGAATCCGCGCCGAGCTCGGGTTGGCGCCGGGCGCCCCGCTGAGCTTTCCCGCGGTGCAGCGCAGCATCAAGGCGCTCTATAACCTGGCCCTGTTCGACGATGTGCGCATGGCGTGCGACGTCGAGAGTGTGGCCGGCAAGGTGCTCATGGTTGTGCTCGTGCAGGAGCGCGCGCTCCTCGGTGACCTCAAGGTCATCGGGCCGAGCGCGATCTCCGAGCGCACCATCAAGGACAAGGTCGATCTGCTGATCGGCCGGCCCATCGATCCGATGCAGGTGGCGAAGGCGCGCGCGCGCATCGACTCCACCTACGAGGCGAATGGCTACTACCTGGCGCGTGTGACCATCGATTCGACGCCGCTCGAGGATGGGCGCATCGGGCTGACCTATCGCATCGACGAAGGGCGACGGCTGGCGATCTCGGGGATCGACATCGAAGGCAATCGCCGCGTGAAGGACAAGGAGATTGCCGGCGCGATGAAGATTCGCCCGGAAGGCTTCTTCTGGTTCCGGAAGGGTGAGTTTGACGAGGACAAGTACGTCGGTGACCTCGGCGAGCGCATTCCGGGGCTCTATGCGCGTCTCGGCTTCGTGGACATGCGCATCACCAAGGACACGCTGATCGTGGACCGTGAGCGCGGCAAAGGCCTCGTGCAGATCGGTGTGCAGGAGGGCCCGCAGTATCGCGTGGGCACGTTCGAGATTGCCGGCAACCGTCGCTTCCCCACTGAGCAGCTCAAGGCGTTCTATCCGTTCGCCGGCTACGATCCGACGCTGACGCAGCGCGTCAAGGCGCTCATCAAGCGTGAGGCCGCCGCGCCCGAGGGGATGTTCGACCAGCACAAGTGGGACGACGCCCTCGAGAAGGTGAACAACGAGTATCGCAACAACGGCTACCTGTACGCGCAGGTGCGGCCGGTGGTCGAGCGGCGCAAGGAAGGGACGGACTCGGTGCCCACGGTGAACCTCCGCTGGGAGATCGACGAGCGGAATCCGGCCATCGTGAACCGCATTGAGATCCAGGGCAATGACTATACGTCGGACGAGTGCATCCGCCGACAGATCTTCATGGTCCCCGGCGGCCCATTCAGCCAGCAGCAGATGATCCGCAGCTACCAGAGCATCGGGAACCTGAACTTCTTCGAGTCGCCGCTGCCGTTCCCCGATTCGAAGCCGATCAACGATCAGGGCGATGTGGACATCGTCTTCAAGGTGAAGGAGAAGCGCACCGGCAGCGTGAACTTCGGTGCGTCGATGGGCCAGGGGGGCGTGGGCTTCGGCGGGTTCGTCGGGCTCGAACAGCCGAACCTCTTCGGCAACTGCAAGCAGGGGAAGGTGAACTGGCAGTACGGCCGGTTCTTCAACGACTTCACGGCGACCTACACCGACCCGGCGCTCAAGGGCACGCGTATGTCGGGCGCGCTCAGCGCCTATCGTACGCAGTCGCGCTTCGTGATCGGCAACCTCGGGCAGAATGTGCGCACGGGCAGCTCGTTCCGTCTCGGCCTGCCGGTGCCCTGGAACTACTTCTCGTCACTCGCGCTGTCGTACACCGGGGAGGCCACGACTTTCACGTCGGGCTTCGTGCAGAACAGCACCTGCCAGCGGAACTGCTTCCGTTCGAGCATCGGCCTCGGCTACCAGTATGACACGCGTGTGGACATGCCGTTTGCCACGCAGGGATCGCTGCGCTCGATCAACACCGACTTCACCGGCGGCCTGCTCGGCGGCACGGTGAACTTCCAGCGCGTCGATACGGAAATCCGGTCGTACGCGCTGCTCGGGCAGTTCGGCGGCAGCACGCCGGGCTCGCAGCCGGTGAAGGTCACGCTGGGGCTGCAGGCGAAGGCCGGGGCGCTGTTCGGCAACTCCGGGCCCTTTTTCTTCCAGCAGCAGTTCTCGGTGGGTGGCGTGATGTTCGGTCAGGCGCTCCGTGGCTATCCGGAGTTCTCGATCACGCCGACCGGTTTCAACCCGAACGTGGACCAGTATCGGTCGGACCCGGCGTCCTTCGGCAATGCGTTCATGACGATGACCGGGGAGATCGGTATCCGTTTCAATCAGATGTTCTACGCGAACGTGTTCTCGGATGCCGGCAACAACTGGGCGTCCGCGCGTCAGATCAACCCGACCCGCCTCTTCCGATCCGTCGGATTCGGGGTATCAACCGTGACGCCGCTCGGCCCGCTCGGGCTCGACATGGCGTACGGCTTCGACCGGACAAGAGTGGATCTCACCACTGGCTTGGTCGTGAAGGACCCGCGTTGGCAGTTCCACTTCCGTCTCGGCCAGCTCTTCTAA
- a CDS encoding OmpH family outer membrane protein — protein MSASTAAQAQQKFAYVNSQALMASAPGRTEAEAAYEKEMGPLRDKMNKLQDSLQALQEGWAKEEPTLQGAAKEARLKVLTEKQQAWQTQAQKLQEQAQTRQQELMAPIMDGIRKALDDVRAEGGYAFIFDVAVEMPYIVSADKNLDITDRVVAKLRLSAPKMAAPATAKPSTGPATAPAGISTKKPPTA, from the coding sequence GTGAGCGCCTCCACTGCGGCTCAGGCCCAGCAGAAGTTCGCGTACGTCAACTCGCAGGCGCTGATGGCCAGCGCGCCCGGGCGCACCGAGGCCGAAGCGGCCTACGAGAAGGAAATGGGCCCGCTGCGCGACAAGATGAACAAGCTGCAGGATTCGCTGCAGGCGTTGCAGGAAGGGTGGGCGAAGGAAGAGCCCACGCTGCAGGGCGCGGCGAAGGAAGCGCGCCTCAAGGTGCTCACCGAGAAGCAGCAGGCCTGGCAGACGCAGGCGCAGAAGCTGCAGGAGCAGGCGCAGACGCGTCAGCAGGAGCTGATGGCGCCGATCATGGACGGCATCCGCAAGGCGCTCGACGATGTGCGCGCTGAAGGCGGCTATGCGTTCATCTTCGACGTGGCCGTCGAGATGCCGTACATCGTGTCGGCCGACAAGAACCTGGACATCACCGACCGCGTGGTGGCCAAGCTGCGTCTGAGCGCCCCGAAGATGGCCGCGCCGGCCACGGCGAAGCCGTCGACGGGTCCGGCCACGGCGCCGGCGGGCATCAGCACCAAGAAGCCGCCCACGGCGTGA
- the lpxD gene encoding UDP-3-O-(3-hydroxymyristoyl)glucosamine N-acyltransferase, translated as MSDSSPGGMTVTGGGDGQVPITAADVAAQVGGRLIGDGQIVVRGIAPLDRAGADELSFLAHQRYYAWFTASRAGVVLTAPAFEHAEGGPVTRIIVDKPMDALVTLLARFHRRAPRAAGVHPTAVVARSARLGEGVTIDPYAVIGEDVVLGDGCWIGDGASVGAGSVLGRDVRLFPHAVVYPFVELGDRVVLHAGAQVGREGFGFVPQPTGVARIPHVGRCVLGADVEIGANSCVDRGSVDDTIIGAGTKIDNLVQIGHNVRIGRFCFVASLTGIAGSSRIEDGVRIGGQVGIGGHLTIGAQATIAAQAGVFGDVPARETWSGYPARPHKEQLRAQAALVRLAKLIRPLERLLASHEAPSTASPSTPGASE; from the coding sequence GTGAGCGATTCGTCGCCCGGCGGGATGACGGTCACGGGCGGCGGTGATGGGCAGGTGCCCATCACCGCCGCTGACGTTGCGGCACAGGTGGGCGGACGCCTCATCGGCGACGGCCAGATTGTGGTGCGCGGGATCGCGCCGCTCGATCGGGCGGGTGCGGACGAGCTCAGCTTCCTCGCGCATCAGCGCTATTACGCGTGGTTCACCGCGTCACGGGCCGGCGTCGTTCTCACGGCGCCCGCGTTCGAGCACGCCGAGGGTGGACCGGTCACGCGCATCATTGTTGACAAGCCCATGGATGCGCTGGTCACGCTGCTGGCGCGGTTCCATCGGCGGGCGCCGCGCGCGGCCGGGGTGCATCCGACGGCGGTCGTGGCTCGCTCCGCCCGCCTTGGCGAGGGCGTCACCATCGATCCCTACGCGGTGATTGGCGAGGACGTGGTGCTCGGTGACGGCTGCTGGATCGGCGACGGCGCCAGCGTCGGCGCCGGCAGTGTGCTCGGGCGCGACGTGCGTCTCTTCCCGCATGCGGTGGTGTATCCGTTCGTCGAGCTGGGCGACCGCGTGGTGTTGCATGCCGGCGCGCAGGTCGGCCGTGAAGGATTCGGCTTCGTGCCGCAGCCGACGGGCGTGGCGCGCATTCCCCACGTCGGGCGCTGCGTGCTGGGGGCGGATGTCGAGATCGGCGCCAACAGCTGCGTGGATCGCGGCAGCGTTGATGATACGATCATTGGCGCCGGCACCAAGATCGACAACCTCGTGCAGATCGGGCACAACGTACGGATTGGCCGCTTCTGCTTCGTGGCCTCGTTGACGGGCATCGCCGGGTCCTCGCGTATTGAGGATGGCGTGCGCATCGGCGGGCAGGTCGGCATCGGCGGGCACCTGACGATCGGCGCGCAGGCGACGATCGCGGCCCAGGCGGGCGTGTTCGGCGATGTCCCGGCGCGGGAAACGTGGTCCGGCTATCCGGCGCGTCCGCACAAGGAGCAGCTGCGCGCGCAGGCGGCGCTTGTGCGGCTGGCCAAGCTCATTCGCCCGCTGGAGCGCCTGCTGGCCTCCCACGAGGCGCCTTCCACCGCCTCGCCGTCTACGCCCGGAGCCTCGGAGTGA
- a CDS encoding bifunctional UDP-3-O-[3-hydroxymyristoyl] N-acetylglucosamine deacetylase/3-hydroxyacyl-ACP dehydratase → MSRRTIAGEAAVEGIGLHLGQPCRLTFRPAASGTGIVFRRVDLPEAPLVPARVDVAVEAERRTQLGTGAAALHTVEHVLAAVGGLAIDDLLIDMDGPEPPIMDGSAQPFVAALEQAGLVAQEGRPEWLVLRKSIRVEDGESVYEAHPCFGCHLDVSIDFPHPLIGPQRGTYQVTEATFRSELAAARTFGFLHEVDALRRKGLIQGASTANAVVMDAEGLVETTLRWSDEFVRHKALDCVGDLVLAGARLRARIVAHKPSHRGTVALVRALVQHAVREPALYNIEDIMQVLPHRYPFLLVDRILELEEGKRIVGLKNVTINEPFFQGHFPGHPIMPGVLIIEAMAQVGGMLLMRTVQDPASKVVYFMTLDNVKFRRPVKPGDQLRFELEVTQMRGAICRMKGVAYVDGQVATEADMAATIRDR, encoded by the coding sequence GTGAGTCGTCGCACCATTGCCGGGGAGGCCGCCGTTGAAGGCATCGGCCTCCATCTGGGCCAACCCTGTCGCCTGACCTTTCGTCCGGCCGCGTCGGGCACGGGCATCGTGTTTCGTCGCGTGGACCTGCCGGAGGCCCCGCTGGTGCCGGCGCGGGTGGACGTCGCGGTTGAGGCCGAGCGGCGCACGCAGCTGGGTACGGGGGCGGCGGCGCTCCACACGGTGGAGCATGTCTTGGCGGCGGTCGGCGGGCTCGCGATCGACGACCTCCTGATCGACATGGACGGCCCGGAGCCGCCCATCATGGACGGCAGCGCGCAGCCCTTCGTGGCGGCGCTCGAGCAGGCCGGGCTGGTGGCGCAGGAGGGCCGCCCCGAGTGGCTGGTGCTGCGCAAGTCGATTCGCGTGGAGGACGGCGAGTCGGTATATGAGGCGCATCCGTGTTTCGGCTGCCATCTCGATGTCTCGATCGATTTTCCGCACCCGCTGATCGGCCCGCAGCGCGGCACCTATCAGGTCACCGAAGCCACGTTCCGCTCGGAGCTCGCGGCGGCGCGGACCTTCGGGTTCCTGCATGAAGTGGACGCGCTGCGCCGAAAGGGATTGATTCAGGGAGCCTCGACGGCGAATGCGGTGGTGATGGACGCCGAGGGGCTGGTGGAGACCACGCTGCGGTGGTCGGATGAATTCGTGCGGCACAAGGCGCTCGATTGCGTGGGCGATCTCGTGCTCGCTGGTGCGCGCCTTCGGGCCCGCATCGTGGCCCACAAACCCAGTCACCGGGGCACTGTTGCCCTGGTGCGCGCGTTGGTGCAACACGCCGTCCGGGAGCCTGCCTTGTACAACATCGAAGACATCATGCAGGTGCTGCCGCACCGCTATCCGTTTCTCCTCGTGGATCGCATCCTCGAGCTCGAGGAAGGCAAGCGGATCGTGGGCCTGAAGAACGTCACGATCAACGAGCCGTTCTTTCAGGGGCACTTCCCCGGACATCCGATCATGCCGGGCGTGCTGATCATCGAAGCCATGGCGCAGGTGGGCGGCATGCTGCTCATGCGCACCGTGCAGGATCCGGCCAGCAAAGTCGTGTACTTCATGACGCTCGACAACGTCAAGTTCCGCCGCCCGGTGAAGCCGGGTGACCAGCTGCGCTTCGAGCTTGAGGTCACCCAGATGCGCGGCGCGATCTGCCGCATGAAGGGCGTGGCGTATGTTGACGGGCAGGTGGCCACCGAGGCGGACATGGCCGCCACCATTCGCGATCGGTAA
- the lpxA gene encoding acyl-ACP--UDP-N-acetylglucosamine O-acyltransferase produces the protein MSSVKIHPTAIVDPSAQLGDDIEIGPWAIVGPQCTLGTGTRLAARATLERNVRLGERVHVGIGAILGGDPQDLKYRGEETWVEIGDDTAIREYATINRATAHSITTRVGKGCFLMSYVHLAHDCHLGDSVIISNGTQLAGHVQVEDRAIISGLCAVHQFARIGKHSFIGGCSRVSQDVPPYVRAVGNPIKLFGLNSVGLQRSGFDDAVVKALKQAYRFCFRSDLNLSQGIEKARAEMTIIPEVDHFLTFIEASQRGVGF, from the coding sequence ATGTCCAGTGTGAAGATTCACCCCACGGCCATCGTCGATCCGTCGGCCCAGCTGGGCGACGACATCGAGATCGGGCCGTGGGCCATCGTCGGCCCACAGTGCACCCTCGGCACCGGCACGCGCCTCGCGGCTCGCGCCACGCTCGAGCGCAACGTGCGCCTCGGCGAGCGCGTCCACGTGGGCATCGGGGCGATCCTCGGTGGCGATCCACAGGATCTCAAGTATCGCGGCGAAGAGACGTGGGTGGAGATCGGCGACGATACGGCCATTCGTGAGTACGCGACGATCAACCGGGCGACGGCGCACTCGATCACGACGCGGGTGGGGAAGGGCTGTTTCCTCATGAGCTATGTGCATCTCGCGCATGATTGTCACCTGGGCGACTCGGTGATCATCTCGAACGGCACCCAGCTCGCCGGTCATGTGCAGGTCGAGGACAGGGCGATCATCTCGGGGCTCTGCGCCGTGCACCAGTTCGCGCGCATCGGCAAGCACTCGTTCATCGGGGGCTGCTCGCGCGTATCGCAGGACGTGCCTCCGTACGTGCGCGCGGTGGGCAATCCGATCAAGCTGTTCGGTCTGAACTCGGTGGGGCTGCAGCGCAGTGGGTTCGACGACGCCGTGGTCAAGGCGCTCAAGCAGGCCTACCGTTTCTGCTTCCGCTCCGATCTCAACCTGTCGCAGGGCATCGAGAAGGCGCGCGCGGAGATGACGATCATTCCCGAAGTCGATCACTTCCTCACGTTCATCGAAGCCAGTCAGCGCGGCGTCGGGTTCTGA
- a CDS encoding Gfo/Idh/MocA family oxidoreductase: MTQQGTDRHQFSRPGAPRLGVVGAGGLGTHHVRILRDLCGERFVGFVDENPARAAEIAAQYGVSAFPSLDRLLDEVDAVSVVVPTTAHHAVASQAIARSKHVFVEKPFTVTLEEADDLLSKAKAAGVIVQVGHVERFNRAVRAAMPYVDGPRFIESDRLAPFNPRGSDVAVVLDLMIHDLDLVHTLVGTRVADVQAMGIPVLTPQVDIANARLTFANGAVANITASRVSRERLRKLRIFQRSGYLSLDLAAGTGEYFRLRGDFDPMQLARAPRALEDFVERVVLEAPEAEPLVLELSQFLGALTGRNKVAVTGEEGRDALEAALRIVHAIEQAHQVMRASDAAAAGAARA, from the coding sequence ATGACGCAGCAGGGCACCGATCGGCACCAGTTTTCCCGGCCCGGCGCGCCGCGCCTCGGCGTGGTTGGCGCCGGTGGTCTGGGGACGCACCACGTGCGCATCCTGCGCGACCTGTGCGGTGAACGATTCGTCGGCTTCGTCGACGAGAATCCGGCGCGCGCCGCGGAGATCGCAGCCCAGTACGGCGTGTCCGCGTTCCCCTCGCTCGACCGCTTGCTGGATGAGGTCGATGCGGTGTCGGTCGTCGTGCCGACCACGGCGCATCACGCGGTGGCCTCGCAGGCCATCGCGCGCAGTAAGCACGTCTTTGTCGAAAAGCCGTTCACGGTCACGCTCGAGGAAGCCGATGACCTGCTGAGCAAGGCCAAGGCGGCGGGCGTCATCGTGCAGGTCGGGCACGTCGAGCGCTTCAATCGGGCGGTGCGGGCCGCCATGCCGTATGTGGACGGGCCGCGGTTCATCGAAAGCGATCGCCTGGCGCCGTTCAATCCGCGTGGATCGGATGTCGCGGTCGTGCTCGATCTGATGATCCACGATCTCGATCTGGTGCACACACTCGTCGGCACGCGCGTGGCCGATGTGCAGGCCATGGGCATCCCCGTGCTTACCCCGCAGGTGGACATCGCCAATGCGCGGCTGACGTTCGCGAACGGGGCGGTGGCGAACATTACCGCGAGCCGGGTTTCGCGGGAGCGGCTGCGCAAGCTGCGCATCTTTCAACGCAGTGGGTATCTCTCGCTCGACCTCGCCGCCGGCACGGGAGAGTACTTCCGGCTGCGTGGCGACTTCGATCCGATGCAGCTGGCGCGTGCGCCGCGCGCGCTCGAGGACTTCGTGGAGCGAGTCGTCCTCGAGGCGCCGGAAGCGGAACCACTGGTGCTCGAGCTGTCTCAGTTCCTCGGGGCACTGACCGGCCGCAACAAGGTGGCCGTGACCGGCGAGGAAGGGCGCGATGCGCTTGAAGCGGCGCTGCGCATTGTCCACGCGATCGAGCAGGCGCACCAGGTCATGCGCGCGAGTGATGCGGCCGCAGCCGGGGCCGCGCGTGCGTGA
- the lpxB gene encoding lipid-A-disaccharide synthase: MRPQPGPRVRDVLFVVGEASGDLHAGKVAEVLRAALPALRMRGVGGGHMRRAGVEILEDVEQLAVMGFVEVLQHVPKHWTLLRRIRAELASGRVGLVVLLDYPGFNLKVAAAAKAAGVPVLYYITPQVWAWGAKRLPVIADVVTKAACILPFEEALLRQHGVDATFVGHPLLDRAQSLPSRAEARAQLGLDPDAPVLAVFPGSRRAEIERHLVPFIDAARAVQARRPDVQVVVGVAPTVRIDPSQCPFPLVQGASFVVQRAATAGILKSGTNTLEAAVAGLPHVIGYRTNPITFAIAKRLVKIPHIGLVNVVAGREVSREFVQDAFVPERVADAVLPLLDAASAARREAEAGLEAVRGKLGTPGASARVATLIRQLLGNA; this comes from the coding sequence ATGCGGCCGCAGCCGGGGCCGCGCGTGCGTGACGTGCTGTTCGTCGTCGGCGAAGCGTCCGGCGACCTGCACGCAGGCAAAGTGGCGGAGGTGCTGCGGGCCGCGCTCCCCGCGCTGCGCATGCGCGGTGTCGGCGGTGGCCATATGCGGCGCGCCGGGGTGGAGATCCTCGAAGACGTCGAACAGCTGGCCGTGATGGGCTTCGTGGAGGTGCTGCAGCATGTGCCCAAGCACTGGACGCTGCTGCGTCGTATTCGGGCGGAACTCGCCAGTGGTCGGGTCGGGCTGGTGGTGCTGCTCGACTATCCGGGATTCAATCTCAAGGTCGCGGCCGCGGCGAAGGCTGCGGGCGTGCCCGTGCTCTACTACATCACGCCACAGGTGTGGGCCTGGGGGGCGAAACGCCTGCCGGTCATTGCCGACGTCGTGACCAAGGCGGCCTGCATCCTCCCGTTCGAAGAGGCGCTGCTGCGTCAGCATGGCGTCGATGCCACCTTCGTTGGGCATCCGCTCCTCGACCGCGCCCAATCGTTGCCGTCGCGCGCGGAGGCGCGTGCGCAACTTGGGCTCGACCCGGACGCGCCCGTCCTTGCCGTCTTCCCCGGCAGTCGCCGCGCCGAGATTGAGCGGCATCTCGTGCCGTTCATCGACGCGGCGCGCGCCGTGCAGGCGCGCCGCCCGGACGTGCAGGTCGTCGTGGGCGTGGCGCCCACGGTCCGTATTGATCCGTCGCAGTGCCCGTTTCCGCTGGTGCAGGGTGCTTCGTTCGTGGTCCAGCGCGCCGCCACGGCCGGCATCCTGAAGAGCGGCACGAACACGCTCGAAGCGGCGGTGGCCGGCTTGCCGCACGTGATCGGCTATCGCACGAATCCGATCACCTTCGCCATTGCAAAGCGCCTGGTGAAGATCCCGCACATCGGCCTGGTGAATGTCGTCGCGGGGCGCGAAGTCTCGCGCGAGTTTGTGCAGGATGCCTTCGTGCCCGAGCGCGTAGCCGATGCGGTGTTGCCGCTGCTCGATGCCGCGAGCGCAGCCCGCCGTGAGGCCGAGGCCGGACTCGAGGCCGTGCGCGGCAAGCTGGGAACGCCGGGGGCGTCGGCGCGGGTCGCGACGCTCATCCGGCAGTTGCTCGGGAACGCATGA
- a CDS encoding lysophospholipid acyltransferase family protein encodes MSQSDTPPRALDWKTRLAITLGGWLVRGLARTWRYRVVGNEALLARVPGTQPVVYTLWHGQMLPTLFAHRFRTGVLISEHKDGEIITRIVSLFGMFGVRGSSSRGGTRALLEAVRVVEQGADMAFTPDGPRGPRHSFAQGALILAHRAKVPVVFILAHTDQKWQLKSWDGFEIPKPFARITVLYTPPITLDDPDVRQAAARSDEFQARMMDALREVERLHHDPAGRPTS; translated from the coding sequence ATGAGCCAAAGTGACACGCCGCCGCGCGCGCTCGATTGGAAGACGCGGCTCGCGATCACGCTGGGCGGATGGCTCGTGCGCGGACTCGCGCGCACGTGGCGCTATCGCGTGGTGGGCAACGAGGCGCTGCTGGCGCGCGTGCCGGGCACGCAGCCGGTCGTCTACACGCTGTGGCACGGACAGATGTTGCCCACGCTCTTCGCGCACCGGTTCCGCACGGGCGTGCTCATCAGCGAGCACAAGGACGGGGAGATCATCACGCGTATCGTCTCGCTGTTCGGCATGTTCGGCGTGCGCGGCTCGAGTTCGCGGGGCGGCACCCGTGCGTTGTTGGAGGCGGTGCGTGTGGTGGAGCAGGGCGCCGATATGGCGTTCACGCCGGACGGTCCGCGCGGGCCGCGGCACAGCTTCGCGCAGGGGGCGCTGATTCTGGCGCACCGGGCCAAGGTCCCGGTGGTGTTCATTCTGGCGCACACCGATCAGAAGTGGCAGCTGAAGAGCTGGGATGGTTTCGAGATCCCGAAGCCGTTCGCCCGCATCACCGTGCTGTACACGCCGCCGATCACGCTGGATGATCCCGATGTGCGTCAGGCCGCGGCGCGGAGCGACGAGTTTCAGGCGCGCATGATGGACGCGTTGCGCGAGGTCGAGCGCCTCCACCATGACCCCGCGGGGCGCCCGACGTCATGA
- a CDS encoding tetraacyldisaccharide 4'-kinase — translation MTALRRFAEWTWYDEQVASAVVRAALTPPAWLFGRIVQARNERFDGQAAVAAPIPAVSVGNLTVGGTGKTPISSWFAARLRARGANPTLVLRGYGDDEWRVHELLTPDVPVRVSPDRLAALQAARSAGHDCAVLDDAFQHRRAPRVADVVLVSADRWNGRVDLLPAGPYREPFRNLSRATAVIVTVKAADAARVEAVCARISGIPTRDGGTHTPAVVRLMPDALHDARAAAGAAPRPLSTLAGTRVVALSAIADPAAFAQQLRDCGAQVVHDLRFPDHHGFSATDVTGVSRVLHGADLVVCTLKDAVKLAALWPREATPLWYVSQTVVVDRGAEVLERECDRVLAAR, via the coding sequence ATGACCGCGCTCCGGCGGTTCGCCGAGTGGACCTGGTACGACGAGCAGGTGGCGTCGGCGGTCGTGCGCGCGGCCTTGACCCCACCGGCGTGGCTGTTCGGCCGGATCGTGCAGGCGCGCAACGAGCGGTTCGATGGACAGGCCGCGGTGGCGGCACCCATTCCTGCGGTCTCGGTCGGCAATCTGACGGTGGGAGGCACCGGTAAGACGCCGATCTCGTCGTGGTTCGCGGCCCGGCTGCGTGCCCGCGGCGCGAACCCGACGTTGGTGCTGCGCGGCTACGGCGATGACGAGTGGCGGGTGCACGAGTTGCTCACGCCCGATGTTCCGGTGCGCGTGTCGCCCGACCGACTCGCTGCGCTGCAGGCGGCGCGCAGCGCAGGGCATGACTGCGCCGTGCTCGACGATGCGTTCCAGCACCGCCGGGCCCCACGGGTGGCCGATGTGGTCCTGGTGAGTGCCGACCGCTGGAATGGGCGCGTGGACCTGCTCCCCGCCGGGCCCTATCGCGAACCCTTCCGCAACCTGTCGCGCGCCACGGCGGTGATCGTCACCGTCAAGGCGGCGGATGCGGCCCGGGTGGAGGCGGTTTGCGCCCGCATTTCCGGGATCCCGACCCGCGACGGCGGCACTCATACGCCCGCGGTGGTCCGCCTCATGCCGGATGCGCTGCACGATGCGCGCGCGGCGGCGGGCGCGGCCCCCCGCCCCCTGTCCACGCTGGCCGGGACGCGGGTCGTGGCCCTCTCCGCGATCGCCGATCCGGCGGCCTTTGCGCAACAGTTGCGGGACTGCGGCGCTCAGGTCGTGCACGACCTGCGGTTTCCCGATCACCATGGCTTTTCGGCCACGGATGTGACCGGTGTTTCTCGCGTGTTACACGGTGCCGATCTGGTGGTCTGTACGTTGAAGGACGCCGTGAAGCTGGCCGCCCTCTGGCCTCGCGAAGCGACGCCGCTTTGGTATGTTTCTCAGACCGTCGTGGTTGATCGAGGCGCCGAGGTCCTGGAGCGGGAGTGTGACCGGGTTCTGGCGGCGCGCTGA
- a CDS encoding 23S rRNA (pseudouridine(1915)-N(3))-methyltransferase RlmH, with the protein MKVSVVVIGRPRHAGLADAIQDYETRAARYWPLEVAEVREEPGRGLTPEVVRDREATRLAERLPSDALVVACDPGGVVMESEPFARWLQQCRDEARSVAFVIGGAHGLGPAIRGRAARRLSLAPWTLPHEVARLVLAEQLYRAGTIMRGEPYHK; encoded by the coding sequence GTGAAGGTGTCGGTTGTGGTCATCGGCCGGCCTCGCCATGCGGGGCTGGCCGATGCCATTCAGGACTATGAGACCCGCGCGGCGCGCTACTGGCCGCTCGAGGTGGCGGAGGTGCGCGAGGAACCCGGCCGCGGCCTGACGCCGGAGGTGGTGCGCGACCGGGAGGCGACGCGGTTGGCTGAGCGGTTGCCGTCGGATGCCCTGGTGGTGGCGTGCGATCCCGGGGGCGTCGTGATGGAGTCGGAGCCCTTCGCGCGCTGGCTCCAGCAGTGCCGGGATGAGGCGCGGAGCGTGGCCTTCGTGATTGGCGGCGCGCACGGGCTCGGGCCGGCCATTCGCGGCCGGGCGGCCCGGCGGCTCTCACTAGCGCCCTGGACGCTCCCCCACGAGGTTGCTCGACTAGTTTTGGCGGAGCAGCTCTACCGGGCGGGCACGATCATGCGCGGCGAGCCGTACCACAAGTAA